One Ficedula albicollis isolate OC2 chromosome 15, FicAlb1.5, whole genome shotgun sequence genomic window carries:
- the SMARCB1 gene encoding SWI/SNF-related matrix-associated actin-dependent regulator of chromatin subfamily B member 1 has translation MFRGSLYKRYPSLWRRLATVEERKKIVASSHENQRSHSPRRYHGYTTLATSVTLLKASEVEEILDGNDEKYKAVSISTEPPTYLREQKAKRNNQWVPTLPNSSHHLDAVPCSTTINRNRMGRDKKRTFPLCFDDHDPAVIHENASQPEVLVPIRLDMEIDGQKLRDAFTWNMNEKLMTPEMFSEILCDDLDLNPLTFVPAIASAIRQQIESYPTDSILEDQSDQRVIIKLNIHVGNISLVDQFEWDMSEKENSPEKFALKLCSELGLGGEFVTTIAYSIRGQLSWHQKTYAFSENPLPTVEIAIRNTGDADQWCPLLETLTDAEMEKKIRDQDRNTRRMRRLANTAPAW, from the exons ATGTTTCGGGGCTCCCTGTACAAGAGGTACCCCTCGCTCTGGAGGCGCCTGGCCACGgtggaagaaaggaagaagattGTGGCCTCTTCACATG aAAATCAGCGGTCTCACAGTCCCCGAAGAT ATCACGGCTATACAACATTAGCCACTAGTGTGACCCTGCTAAAGGCCTCTGAAGTGGAAGAGATCTTGGATGGAAATGATGAGAAGTACAAGGCAGTGTCTATCAGCACAGAACCTCCTACCTACCTCAG agaacagaaagcaaagaggaaCAACCAGTGGGTGCCCACCCTGCCCAACAGCTCCCATCACCTGGATGCAGTGCCCTGCTCAACCACCATCAACAGGAACCGCATGGGCAGGGATAAGAAGAGAACGTTCCCTCTGTG CTTTGATGACCATGACCCAGCAGTGATCCATGAGAATGCATCCCAGCCAGAGGTTCTGGTTCCAATCAGGCTTGATATGGAAATTGATGGGCAGAAACTCCGAGATGCATTTACGTGGAACATGAATG AAAAGCTGATGACCCCAGAAATGTTCTCCGAGATTCTTTGTGATGACCTGGATTTGAATCCTCTGACCTTTGTCCCTGCTATTGCATCTGCCATCCGACAGCAGATCGAGTCCTACCCCACTGACAGCATCCTGGAAGATCAGTCAGACCAACGGGTTATTATTAAG CTGAACATCCATGTAGGAAACATCTCCCTCGTGGACCAGTTTGAGTGGGACATGTCAGAGAAGGAGAACTCACCAGAGAAGTTTGCCTTgaagctgtgctcagagcttgGCCTGGGCGGGGAGTTTGTCACCACTATTGCGTACAGCATCCGGGGACAGCTGAGCTGGCACCAGAAGACCTATGCCTTCAG cgAGAACCCTCTGCCGACCGTGGAGATCGCAATTCGCAACACGGGGGACGCTGACCAGTGGTGCCCCCTCCTGGAAACCCTCACAGACGCTGAGATGGAGAAGAAGATCAGAGACCAGGACAGAAACACAAG GCGCATGAGACGTTTGGCCAATACTGCTCCAGCCTGGTAA